A window of the Gossypium hirsutum isolate 1008001.06 chromosome A03, Gossypium_hirsutum_v2.1, whole genome shotgun sequence genome harbors these coding sequences:
- the LOC121217778 gene encoding serine/threonine-protein phosphatase 7 long form homolog, with the protein MATASLIKEDPHIADTVNKTESYRVLRGRMNGLGYSPDARLIPYLELAGFGSAALIRTFDLGYDLISALVERWRPETHTFHLPCGECTVTLEDAALQLGLPIDGSPVTGVSAIAEPAALGYSLLGASPGDYESNLSGLKFTWLKANFQHLPDNATEEELMCAARAYIMHIIGGVLMPDANNNRVHIMYLPLLTDLRNVRSYSWGSAVLAMLYRELCQTTKPHAADTGGCLILLQLWALYRMPFLASVSHQPYVYPLVNRWSIYPGIGRLYTVPIYRLLIEQHAGEGTRNCGHYTIFCYVHSQLWCTNAPIINFNVVKWYHGDRVLRQFGCIQYIPDPPKEVGKVHGINKRGKHGMH; encoded by the exons ATGGCAACGGCTTCATTGATTAAGGAAGATCCTCACATAGCTGACACAGTTAATAAAAcg GAATCGTACCGCGTATTAAGGGGCCGGAtgaatggtttaggatattcCCCGGATGCACGACTGATACCGTACTTAGAGCTAGCTGGATTCGGGTCAGCAGCATTGATCCGAACGTTTGATTTGGGGTACGATTTAATATCTGCATTGGTTGAGCGTTGGCGtccggagacccacacttttcatttgccGTGTGGGGAGTGTACTGTCACTCTGGAGGATGCTGCACTGCAACTTGGGCTCCCAATCGACGGGAGTCCGGTAACGGGCGTAAGTGCGATAGCTGAGCCGGCTGCACTTGGTTATAGCCTCCTAGGAGCCTCGCCCGGCGATTATGAGTCCAATTTATCGGGTTTGAAATTTACATGGTTGAAAGCAAATTTTCAGCATTTACCAGATAATGCCACTGAAGAAGAGTTGATGTGCGCAGCTCGAGCgtacattatgcatattataggggGTGTATTGATGCCCGATGCGAACAACAACAGGGTTCATATCATGTATTTACCTCTATTAACTGATTTGCGTAATGTTCGCTCGTATAGTTGGGGCTCCGCAGTTCTGGCTATGTTGTATCGTGAGCTTTGTCAGACGACAAAGCCTCATGCTGCAGATACAGGCGGATGCCTTATATTGTTGCAGTTATGGGCTCTTTAtcggatgccattcttggcatcggTTAGTCACCAGCCATACGTATATCCACTAGTTaacag ATGGAGTATTTATCCGGGTATCGGGAGGTTGTATACTGTCCCGATATATCGTTTGTTGATTGAGCAACATGCCGGAGAAGGG ACCAGAAATTGTGGCCATTATACCATCTTCTGCTACGTTCATTCTCAATTGTGGTGCACTAATGcaccaattatcaatttcaatGTAGTCAAGTGGTACCATGGGGATCGAGTACTACGGCAGTTTGGTTGCATCCAGTATATCCCGGATCCGCCAAAGGAGGTGGGGAAGGTTCACGGCATCAACAAGAGAGGGAAACATGGAATGCATTGA